Proteins encoded together in one Hirundo rustica isolate bHirRus1 unplaced genomic scaffold, bHirRus1.pri.v3 scaffold_336_arrow_ctg1, whole genome shotgun sequence window:
- the LOC120747956 gene encoding olfactory receptor 14J1-like produces MSNSSSISHFLLLALADRRQLQLLHFCLFLGISLAALLGNGLIISAVACGHLLHTPMFFFLLNLALTDLGSILTTVPKAMHNSLWDTRNISYKGCAAQVFLIFFFLASELALLTIMCYDRYVSICKPLHYGTLLGSRACAHMAAAAWASAFLYSLLHTANTFTLPLCHGNALGQFFCEIAHILKLSCSKSYLRELGLLAVSACLAFGCFIFIVFSYVQIFRAVLRIPSEQGRHKAFSTCLPHLAVLSLFLSTSIFAHLKPPSISSPSLDLALSVLYSVVAPALNPLIYSLRNQELKAAVWRLMTGWFQEH; encoded by the coding sequence atgtccaacagcagctccatcagccacttcctcctgctggcattggcagacaggcggcagctgcagctcctgcacttctgcctcttcctgggcatctccctggctgccctcctgggcaacggcctcatcatcagcgccgtagcctgtggccacctcctgcacacgcccatgttcttcttcctgctcaacctggccctcactgacctgggctccatcctcaccactgtccccaaagccatgcacaattccctctgggacaccaggaacaTCTCCTACAAAGGATGTGCTGCCCAAgtctttctgattttcttcttccttgcaTCAGAGCTTGCCCTCCTGACCATCATGTGCTACGACCGCtacgtgtccatctgcaaacccctgcactacgggaccctcctgggcagcagagcttgtgcccacatggcagcagctgcctgggccagtgcctttctctattcactgctgcacacagccaatACATTtaccctgcccctgtgccatggcaatGCTTTGGGacagtttttctgtgaaatCGCACACATCCTCAAACTCTCCTGTTCCAAATCCTACCTCAGGGAACTTGGGCTTCTTGCAGTAAGTGCCTGTTTAGCATTTGGTTGTTttatattcattgttttctcctatgtgcagatcttcagggctgtgctgaggatcccctctgagcagggacggcacaaagccttttccacctgcctccctcacctggctgtgctctcTCTGTTTCTCAGCACTTCCATATTTGCTCacctgaagcccccctccatctcctccccatccctggatctggccctgtcagttctgtactcagtggtggctccagccctgaaccccctcatctacagcctgaggaaccaggagctcaaggctgcagtgtggagactGATGACTGGATGGTTTCAGGAACATTAA